Below is a window of Chelmon rostratus isolate fCheRos1 chromosome 23, fCheRos1.pri, whole genome shotgun sequence DNA.
CATTTCTGTACATTGTTGACACTGAAGCATTCCCATCCTGACTGCTCCAGTCAATAGCtcaaaagagcagaaaataaCAAGTTTGTGGCATGTAGATACTACATTCCTTTGTATTTGTGGTCTCTATTTGCTGACAGATGTATATTATACAGAATGTGGTGGCTGCCAACTGAACAGTGTATGACAGTGTGTCAGTCCTCACCATAACAGAATACTATACTGAGTATATAAAGATTTCCCTCTTGAAACCACATAAACCTATTTTCAAATTACTAAATTACTTCATCATACTTGGCCTACATGGCTCCAATATGGAAGGTTGTTAATGACAAAACCACTAAAAGTGCATTTGAAGCATTGAGAACAAAATCCTTACTTTAATTTGAAATCTGCTTACCCTGTGTCCTCCAGctattttgtcagattttgacTCTCACAGGATGACACTTCACATCCAGGCCAGACCATGTGCATTTCAGAGAAATTTCAAGTCATTCAAGTTGTAGCATATCAACAGGTGAGCTTCTTTAGTTCTTCTGGTGTCTTTAAACAGGTTAAAATATTTATGTACGACAGAAAtctggaaataaaaatgaagttgCATATTAAACTTGCCAGAAATCCACTGCAATGCAAGATACTTCCTTTTTCAAACTGAAGTATCAAAGTGCAGGACTGATCAAAGCCGCAACCATTTTGGAtcttgtttttcaaaaactgcaaTGCCTCCAGTTTCCTGAGAAACGCTGGGAGCTTCGCTGTCAGCAGGGACATCCTCACACTCACTGGTTTACTAGTTCACATGGAGATGCAAAGTGGGAGGAACTCATTTGAGCATTCTGGAACTAATAGCCACATTAATTTTCCCACAAACCTggtacaaacagaaaaactttGGGGGAGCAATTAATTATGATTCAATTaaatttttatttacatagcgccaaatcacaaccgaagttgtctcaggacaaTTCCCACATGAGCAAGAACTCGGCGACAGTGACTCCCAATGTGCATTTCAGTAAGAAATATCCAATCACAAGCTTCAAATTTCTTCTGTGTGTGCCAGTGAAAGCTAAAGATGACACTGTTGAGAAAACTAATAGCACAATCTGCAGCTTAACCCTCCTGACTGCATGTGCTCCTTGTTTCCCAATGTGGTGTTCCTGCCCAAAATTAGCCGGTCTGCTTTAACGgttcataaagaaaacataaagcaTAAATTCTCACCGGATGATCTGTGACATCTCTTTACCAACTTCATCCCTAGTCATTATTAAAGGATCTGCACTTATTTTTCAGAATTCTTGGTTAATAGATTTTATTTGTCTGAAATAACACCTGCTCCCAGAAATCAAACAGCATTTGACCATATACAGGAGGGGGAATATGTTGTCACTAATTTTAATGATTGAGTGAAATTGCATTTTGCACCTCCACAAGTTGCTACACTGACAAATGGATTGTCATCTCAGTTTTCAACAGGCAGAGGTACAAAACAGAGTTGTCTCTTGTCTCCTTCACTGTTTGCTTCACAGTGCCTCAAGCTGAAACTGTACAAGCAAGTTATAACCTGAGGGGCATTAAAACAAGTACCAGAGCACAAGAAATTTCATTATATTTCATTATATGCAAACAAAACTAACCTGTCTCACAATGGTCTGAACCCAGTTTATGTTACCTATCAGTGGGTTAACAATCCACCCGGTTAATTGTTCTTCGCAAAGAGGTAGAGCCGACTGTGTAGGATCAAAAAGCTATGCTGCTATGAACACTTGGCTGGTAACCTTTCTTTTGTGACTCTCAGtgatcagttgtttttttttctgttttttaacaggaggcatcttcttttctttcttttcctttttttttttttacaatagtTGGGTCTGATGATGATTATGCAATTagttttgtctattttttttacatatgaaCATACTGGGAAACATGCTAAGAACATGTTCTTATTtccaaaacttaaaaaaagaaactgaaaaaaaatatgaaggaCCTTACACATCTACCCATTTCTAAAAAAGCAATAACTAATAATTACTTAAagctttcacttttttctgattGGCTTACGATATTAATTTCCTGCACATTAACAGACGCCTAGGTGAGAAGTTTCACAATGCAACAGATTAGAACGGACATATCGGGCACTCTGAACTTCATTATCTCTTCCaaagaaagtttaaaaaataggTTTTCCTTTGGGATCTTTGATGCGCTCATCAGGCTTCTCAtgaatcatgtttttctgtACTAAAAAAACACTCAATCAGAAGTTTTTCTTGCACTCCCTATCGTCTGGCGAACTTGGACTGTGACATGCTGCTATAATGCTGATCTGGTGAGATATTTATCCTCCTAACgttcagctctgcagcaaaTCCTCTTGCCTTCTGgtaaaagaagagagacagcTCCCGGTCTATTAGGAAGTTGTGGTAGATGGTGGCAAGGCGggtgcacagctgcagctgagaccTCTTATTGCCCAGATCCATCGCTGCAGCCAGAGCCAGGTGGTAGTAGCCTGCTGCATCAAATGGGTCCTGTAGAGATGGCATAGAAATGTACGGTCCTTTAAAAAAGTATAATTTAGTGACATTATTGGTCATAATATTTCATACAAATACAGTGGACACTTCATGAATAGCTGcctataaatacacaaatacaggCATTAAGTTTAGGACATGGTTAAAattttattctcttattttgaaaactttatatgtaatctattttacctcatttatatcatttatattgttatctgaaaataataagttATTTTTAGGAAGCTACTAGAAGGAACTTTACAGGAGAAGGTATATCAGGAGCTAAGCTGGAAACTAGAAGTCCCCTTTGTGCATTCACTCTTATCAAGTGGCTGAAACTGCACACGTGTTCAGGCAGTCGCAACGTTTGTGTGCAATTACACAGCAGTGTTCAGCACTGAAAGCTCCCTGATAGTTCCTGGGCCAATAGAGAGCACAGACCCCAAAGCAGGTAGTTTTTGGGAACCTTGGCTGAAGAACTAAATTTAGACCATGGTTCCTCCAGTGGAAACAAGCTACACCCAATATAGCTCCAAAGTCAAAATACTGAATGAGAACAACCACaaaaccctgattctaaaaaagtttggatgctggATGAAACTAaagaaagcagaatgtgataatttgcttaTCATTTTAGACATATAcacaattgaaaacagtacagagtgaaaaatcagtttcattgtcagtaaaaacagcttgtttgcaaatgactgcattctgttctgtatcccaactttttggagTCAGGCTTCTACAGTCTATTTGCaatgatacaaaataaaaaaggctaAAGAGAGACTATTATAAACTGATGTAGGCACTACCTATGGATCACAACAGTTATCAGTGGGTGTCAAATTCTTTAAGTGCTGGTAATTAACTCCAGACTAACATGGTTTGAGAAATTTAAAACACACCATCCCCATCATTTAATAGCTTACCTTCAGGTCATAGAATAAGATGTCCCCCAGTGTCTGATACACCCTGACATAGTACAGTGCTTCCTCATCAAACAGAAGCGGTGTTGGACAGAGAGTCAGAGTCTTAAGGTAATAGTGTTCTGCCAGTTCATACTGCTCCAGACGGTGGTACAGAGAAGCCAGCCGGTGGTAAGCCACTCGCTTATTCAGGTGCTCACCTGTATGTACAGCCAAACACAAAGATGGACACAGTGAGGGGGGACACACAGactaaatacacaagggagggaAGCTTAATGAGGGACAGGCAGTGTTGGGGGTAACATGCTGCAAAGCAACGCGCCAGAGTACTCAGATTAGTTTTTCATTAAATGAGTAACACAAAGGATGAGTTCTGCAAGTCAACTAATCACTTTGCTACAGTTTCAAATAAGCAATCTGTAACTGTAtatttttctgttccttttgttgccaaaaacaaaaaagagaatgtgcactgtttctgtttctttcctaCTTCTTAGCATCTGGGCAACCACAGTGAAATGCAAATTGTTCCTGGGTGATTAGTGTCTGTCAGCTGCAAAGAGCTGTACTTTACATTTATCAGGTGccctttaaaaaataaaattatgtgTTGTATGAACTTGTTGGGCTATATGCATGGATCCCCAGTCGCTCATTGATGTCATGTTTACTTGAAATCAAACATAATCATTAATAAAGAGCTGTAGAGGAGATACCGCCTCAGTCAGTCCGATGAGTAGCCTGCagagacatgaaacaaaaacataaccGTCTTCTGGGGCCTCCCTGGGACCACATGAAATTGGCAAGTGAGTCACTTTAAAGGGTGGCCACTAGACGTCAGCATGGCTCTTCAATCGATCCATTGATAGCTCCTGGCATTCAGGAAACGCACGGATGAGGACAGGCAGGTAGTGGCCCAGCCAGCTCAGGACAAACAGACTCAGGAACCCGAGCCTAACTGACTGGAGTGCAGGCGAGAGTCAGAGATTCAGGTGGAAGACTGAAAGGCTGGGAAGCATGCTGCAGGCTAGCAGGCTGGAATTAGACTGGAATCTTGACTTGGCAGGCTGGATGCTAGCATGCAGGGATGCAGGCTTACAGCTGGCAGCCTGGAAACTAGGTTTGTTGCTGGGATGCAAGCTGGAAGGTAGCACACTGGAGGCTGGCAGGCTGTGGTGAAGGCTGAGACTGGGGGGTGTTTAGGACATCTGTGGCCCACACAGGTAGTGACTTCCTCAGCCGAGGCTGAGAGGACACTTCCCTGTGTTCCACAGACAGAGCTGCCGCTTTGTGTTCGTTACATAAGATCTTCCTCCAAAACTCTCTGAGGCACAGGAGGGTTGAAGTATCACACAAAGCGTCAGCTGGGTCCACGACTGCAAGGTTCTGTGACACACGTGCAAGCAGGGAACAgggacccaaatgcagactatggaggtggagctggtgtAGTTCAGATATATTACAAAAAGGCAACATATCAAAACAGGGATCAAAACTAGAGAAGGCAGTTCAAACCGGCACACAAATCCAACTGGGAAGGTCCAggtaaacaaagtaaaaattCAGAATCACTGAGAATAAACACTACAAAAAGGCTGGAATGTGTTTGAGCCTCTTGTTCACACGCAAATGCTTTTTTAGGTCACTAAAATCTTGACTTCCTAAAAAGCCTTCTTCagtgcagatttttcaaaactgtgttttaagtgtacctgtgtgtgtgtttgcaacaaAACATTTAGGAAATGATCACCTCATTTCGCACATACCCAGTGTTGCTTTATGTAAAGAGCGTGTGTTTGAAAGAACTGGAGAGAAAGGGATGCTTTACGTTTGGTTAGCACTGCTCAGGTGTGAGCCAGAAAGGGTTAAATAACTacaaagaaacaggaaattgttgtttgtgtttttaaataactggggataaataaagttttatcttatcttatcttatgcaCAGAATGTCTTTTCCAGTATTTGCTGGTGGAGTCTTTATTGCCACCTACTGGCGCAGCGTGCTTGTTTAAATGTTAGgaatagttttttgttttttgtgtgtgtgaagatattttgtaaaataacATTGTGAAGAGCGAGAGATCTGCATATATGTGGTCTAGACCTAAATACAGTAGGAAGGGAAGGCTAACGGGGGATAGGTGAAACGAAGCCACAATTACAAAAGAAGGTAAGACAAGGGTTGGAAGTGAATTGACTGAAACAACCACTACGTTTCATCAGAAGTTCCACTTCCCCTCATTTACAGCCTTTGGCATTACGAAACAGCATATGCCACATGGAGGCCACtaggagagcagagggaaagtgggcagtggaggagaggggattTAAACACCTGTGGGTTTAAAATACGTTCAGCTGAAACTATCATGGATCCACTGCCAGTTGTAGGCTTAGCCTTAGCTCTACAACGCTGTATCATCGGAAATACCTCCAGACTCATTTCAATGAGGTAAGGGCATCTTCTGTGGATAACTGCAACATCAGTCGCTACATCAGTGATTTAGAAATTCCTGTTTGTGAGCTGCATCATTAACTTACCAATTATTGCTAGTTGTTTATGATATCTTGCAAAATAGCAGTGTCAGGTCCAGGAGCAGTACAATGTCCATCATGTCAGAATAACTGTATTACATACATCCTTTCATGAATTATATCACAATGTCTTGCTTTTAATATAGAGCAAATACAACCATAAATTACaacccaaaacaaacacagaaaactcgAAACTTTGTGTTGGAAGCTTTCCATACCGAGAGTGACGCTGATGTCCAGGGCAGTCTGAGCAAACTCCACAGCTTCCACATACAACTTGAGACTGAGCATAAGTTCAGTCAGCTTATTACACAACCTCAGCCTGGAATGAAGACTGTTGCTCTTCGTCGCAATAGGCAGAGCAAGGTCCTGCATAGGTAGATGCACAGAGATACATGAGACATTATCATAGGCTTAAAGGACATGCACTGTTAGAGCACAAACATTGATGCCTATGGCTgctgaatgacaaaaaatacTGTTAAGATAATGTTTTTCTATGGCTAAATAGTCTAAACCTGAATCTGAACCAAGTGAGATAAGAATAAAGGGTGCCCCACGGTGTGATTACAGTGGGAATTGTAAGAAGTAATGAGAGATATTTTGAAATACTTGTTTTATTCAGATTGTACCCTGTAGAAAGTGATAGCCTTCTTTCGGTCCTGGCAGCTGTTGAAGAAAATGTCTCCTGCAGCTTCCAGAAGCTTCAAGATGAACGCGGTGTTTCCTGTATTCAGAGCCACATCCTGGGCTACCTGACAATGACACCAGTGAAAACACAAGCTTTCATTCCAAAACTTTCCATTCTGAACTTTAGTTTACTTGTCAAATGAGTTATTGCTCTAGTTTTTGGGGTGGAATTATCTGTACTTCACAGATTGTGCCGCAACTGATGGACATGAAATAGCCGTGACGTCTACACAGCTGCTCTCAAACCTGAACATAAAGGTCCACGAGCTCAGTCTGGTCCAGCAGGTGGTAGATCTTCCCAGCCTGCAGCCAGCCAGACGCCTCCTTCTCCCTGCAGCCCAGGTCGATGAAAATGGCCAAACTGGTTTTGGTGTAGTCAAGAGCCACCCGGTGTGCCCTGAAAACATCCAAAACCTTTAGCCCTGTTGCTCCAAACTTCAAACTCAAACTTCAAATCACCATCAACACCTTCAAACTAATAGTTGAGGcgatttctttttcaaaatggttgcatttctatttttctgttgataACAGGTTTATATTTCTGTCCCATTTCAGAAGAAGGCGTACACACAGCCCACTAAAAAAGAAATGGCTTTAATGATTATACTTGATGCATTGTGTATGCCCTgctctaaaaaataaaataaacattgcATTTTATTAAAGTTGCTGTTTTATTAAAGTTGTCTTTGAAAGATGCAAATAAGACTACAAGTGAACATTATATCGAACCTTTTCCAGCtccacacatactcacacacacacacctttctgtGCCCAGAGCGAGGTAGAGCTGGCTGATGGCTTCCAGAGCAtctccctcctgtcctctgtctcctgtgCGTTTCAGCAGCTGGACCTGGTGCTGACTGTAGATGATACACTGGGCCTGGTCGGGACTCTCGCGCCTATACAGTTGGCACAGGTGTCTGGTTGCAGTGAGCTGACCTGGCAATGAGTGACAGTCCAATTCATTTcattgaaaagaggaaaagtaaAAAGATAACCTTAgcacacacaacataaaataGAATAATTGTAACTATGTGACTTACATACTTACAATCTAACAGATTGGCATTCATAGCAAGCAGAAGAGCCCATTCGTAGCATCCTTTTCCATTGTCCAGCTGGTGCTGCTTCACATAGTGCTGtcccagctccagcagcactgTAATAAAGTCGGCCTCATGACCTTCTTCGTCCAGCtcagagaaaagctgcacagcCTCAGTCAGGTGTCTCTGCGCTAGTCCTTTAGCTCCAGCCTTCAGACATAACAGCCCTTCATAAGGATGAAAAAGCACATCTCACAGTAATGAAATCCATTGAAAGCATCATCTGTTAAGAAGCAAACATGATCTTACCTTGGTTAGCCTGAGCCACAGCCCAGTTTGGCATGTCCTCATACTCTTGGCAGATGTCAACAGCAGCCTGGTAGCTCTCCGCTGCCCTCCGGAGGTCACCCATGCATCGAAGTGCCACACCACGCATGTTAAGGACCACACCTTCGCacaaattaaacacatttcctgttaCAGTTTTGAAACAGCCTGACATTAAACTTTTTTCCCCGTCTCAACTCACACTGGCCAATGTCCTCAGTTCGAGCAGTTTATATTAACACTAAAATATAAGCATAAATCATTctacttttctttctcattgAACCTGGAAGGCTATgcaaaatcaaattaatattATAACTGAAGGTTAggtaatttaatgtttaatttaactgagttttaatctttttacaagcttttttttttgcctaatTGTCACATTCTTTAGGTTATTCAAATGCAGTGGAAATGTAATCCGGAAATGGACTAGTTTCCGACTTGCTTCCTGTGGCTCTTTAGTTCCTGGTGATATTTActattcttttttgttttttaacacatGAAGCCATAGAATCCCACAGACCTTCCTGAGGGGTAGTGCAGTGTTCTGGCATTGAAGCTAGGACCGAGTCCAGGATCTCCAGAGCAACATCTGGCTGATTGTTGTCAATGTGAAGCCACGCCAGCCAGATTAGGGCACTGTTTCTTTCTGGGACAGAAATGGGGAGTTGCTGTGAAGGTGGATCGTTGTTGATGAGAGAATGCATATGGCAGATAGCGTGTCCAACCATCCCGTGCTTGTAAAAGAGTTGGCAGAGACAAACAGTAAGTTGACAGCTCAAAACGTGGTGTTGGTcatgtcctcctcctctaaCTTTGTTAGAAGAGAGTGCTTGGTGTAAATACGGAGCCATTTGAGGTGGGATGGAGGCTTCCTTTTCTGCGATCTCATACCGTCTGTTGACACAGTCCAAAGCTAGGACCATGCTGCTaaggcagtcagtcagtgtaGCAGAGGGCTGCAGAGAAGCTCTCCTGGCTGAACTGACACTGAGGTGGGGAAGTTGGAGTTCACTGTAGAGCCTTCCCAGGGTCAGGTATCCGTGACTGGGAGAGATGCTCCACGTTGTTTGAGCTTCGGCACAAAGAACAAGTAGTCTCTCCAGATAAGGTACAACTTGAACCCCCTCAGTACGAGTCCAATGGTACTTCGCCAATAGGTGACAAGCCCGGGCTTCAGCCACTTTGTTGTGAGAGAGCACAGCTTTCTTCAGGATGTATTTAAGAGCAGAGTTGTTCTCTAAGCATTCCAGGCAGTCTGGGCTTCCCAATAGCAAGGCAGCAAGTCGCTCTGTCAGAGCAAAGAAACTctgaatgtttttctgcaaaagATATATGGCAGCCAGGTTGGAGTAGATGCTGGCCAGCAGCCTGAGGTCCATGAAGCCTTCTCGTGGCACACTGAGGGCTTCCTCAAAGTAAACCCGTGCCTGGCTGAATTTTGACTTCCCAGCGCAAAGCCTACCCAGAAGAAAGCACAAACGAGTCTGTGACCAGAAGAGTCGCATCTTCTTGGCTGTTTCCCTAGCAACACCAAGGAAAGCAACAAGCTCATCCACATCCGAGTGACCAGTGAAGGTAGAAGAGACAAGGCTTTCAGAAGTCAGTCCATACAGGACGCCAAGCTCTTTGTAGTCTTGTCCCTCTAAAAATGAGAAGAGGGGAATGAAGttctcagtgttgttgtttcctTCTATAACTGGGTGAACCATGAAACAGGGAGGGTTTGGATTTTTTGCCTCTGTAGCCAGGACCGAGTCCTCTACAGTCCCGTTCATGGTCAGAATGGAGTCTGAGTGTGAGTCTTTTCTTTGATTAAGAATCCTCTGAATGCCTCTCTTCAGGTCAGACTGCTGAGTATCAACTTCGCTTGAAGAGTTGACTGGAAAAGAATAATGTAATGAAAACAGGATGAAGAAATACAGAGGATACAAGAacctttgaaaaaataaaaaaacacattaacatggCATTTAGGTGTCAAATACTTAcgtaatgttttcttttcaaagtgGTGACTGATCACATCTGAGATCGAACAACAAAAAGTAGAAGAAGGCGAATGAGAAAACACCCTAAAAGCTTGACAATTCACACAACAATTCAGTTCAGATCAAATGAcaaattctaaaaaaaaccaaacacctTGATAGACCGCTGGAATGGTCTAACACATTTCAAAGGGGACTTTGCCGGCACCGTCACGGCAGCAAGTGAGACGTTACACGCTCCAAAAAGTCCAGTTTGATTTTTGCCATTCATGAGTAGAACTATAGGACTACTTGGAATGCGTGCTTTCACATATTTGGCTGCACAGTGCTGGGCTTTCCCTGTCCACTGCACTGTGTCAGCCTTGTTGCATTGGAGCTCCTTCTGTATCAACACCTCACTGAAATGAATTGGGGGCTGCGTTTCTTAACACAGTGATGGTGCCAATCTCAACACTGTACATTTGAGACCCTTCAAAAAAAAGCAAGCAtgttacacatacacacacatacacatgtgtgACATGCCTGCTTGTTGAATTCACGCTTGTTAGCGTAGTTGCATGTGTTATAGCTGCTTCTGTTGTAGCTGTATTTTGACATAGATGTTTGTTGGAGGACTATTGATTGTTGGTCAGCACTGCTGAAGCAAATAAATGGTATTATACGTTTAAAGAGCAGATGTCTGTGATCATTTGTGCATTGTTGTGGTAACAGCTGGTTGTGAGGTTCAGTGCTCAGATTCAACTTTTCACTGTTCACCTGCAATGTAAAATGCTATTTTCAATCATTGGCATTCTGAGTGAACAGCCCGTTTATGAGACTGTATCCACGGTTTGGTTATTGGTCCCTGATCTCAAGGTGGTGCCCTGTTAATATTGATTCAGACAAGCCATGTTATTAATATCAATTCACTGACTGGTATTAACAACTGTCCTTACTATCTGCTAATAACCAAATGTGCTCCTGCCAGATCCCAACAATATTTTGTGATTGAGTTTGGATAACTTGTGGGACTTTCATGCACATGACACAATGTGATGTTTTCTCTAAGTCTAAAGCACCATTGCTGCAGGGAATCCCATTtctgttttggaaaatatgaaaTTGGATTTTAAGTTTAATGAGCAGCATGAGTGTCTATTAACTACGCAGTAAATTACACATTTGACATACACTCAAGCCTgtcactgaaacagaaaacatgaaaatgtctcACCCAGTTTGTAGTTGTGACCAGTATCATTTTGAAATTTCTTCTTCAGTAATGCTCTGGTTTCCTCTATGACTTTGTCCTCTTGCAGACTGAAGAacgccccctcctctccatccaaCAAAATATCTGCTGAGCTGGAAGGATGACAGAAAAGAACAAGATGCAGTATTTTCATACACTTCATTGTAAAATGACTTCATGCATGCCTTCTTAAAATGGCTAACATACTGTTGTTGGTGATAGACTCACTTGTAAATGTCAGCAGATGCTTTCACCACGCTTGTCTTGACTAGACCGATTTCTCCTGTGGACTCCTTCCTCCCAGTGAACCAATCAAAACAAGACACCAGAAGTCCAACAATGATGATGCGATCAGCGGGTGCCACGCTCAGCTCATCTGGGCCCTCAGCATCATACGCCATTGTGGCCAGACAGGTTCCTCTGGCTGAACAGAGGTGAGGTAAAAGGAGGATAGAATAACATGATATCCGCAACTTTCAGTAAGTTTTTCTGATCTTAAGTAGAATTTGACCCTAAAATATCACTGCAGGAACTTCAAAGTGGTGTTTACAACCctcatacttttattttcattacgGTATCCTGTTCCATTGTCAACAGACACTTTAAATTTATGGgtttttttatctttcaaaTTAGAGCACTGCCATTTAACTTTTTTCTCATACCTCAAAGACTGAATAGGTCGATGGCCAATGACTCCTAAAACCACATATATGAACATTCCGAAAACCACATATATCACTCATGGATCACGTGGTTTAGGAAACAGAACTAAACCACTTGGAACTACTGTGGTTTTAGGTAATGATGGGTTACAATTAGTATGCTACTGTTACATATTTGATATAAGTATGTTACTTAAGTTAAAATctccccaccttcctccatttgCAGAccttcttgctctttatactacatcacctgacatccgctcccatcataattactGTAGTCACTGGAGCCATAATGGAATATTTATCATAAAACCCTACTGGCATCGAAGACCTATACGTCTTGGGTTGGGCTGAAAATGGTGGAATATGCTGAAAGAAGCTGAAGTTTCAGTTGAAGATGTTGTATATGTCTGTGAAAGTACTTCTGTGAGAACCTATCCTGTATATACAGTACTGCACTCACCAAACTGCAGAGGAAAGTCACACGCAGGCTTCCCATCACCAACTAAAatgctctctgcagcagatttGAGGAACCATCTGGGAACAGATGGGATCGTTACCACAGAGAATAACACCACATCTTTACACGGTACAGTGAGTCCAGTCACATACTTACTGATGAAAAGGGGTGACTGGCTCGAGAGCAGGTTTGGGTGCAGTGCCACGGGCTCCATCAGCCAGGCAGAGGACAGTCCACCCAGAGCCCAGGAAAGGAGGCTCAAACTGGGCTATGTCTCCCTGCTCCAGGTATAGGTCACTTCCAGAGGTGGAGCTGTCAAACATCTGGTTGGTAATACAACTAGCAAATAATGAacctgaagacacacagagagagtgagagtgtgtgcatgtgaaattTCAGCTTGAATGTCCATTTCTATGACATTTCATTAGTGTgttatgtcatttattttattccattttaacATCACAAAAAGACCGATATAACAATGACAAAGTTTGGACTAAGTCAGTTGTATACTATTTACTGGATAGTTTTGAGATATTTGTGCAAAAAGGTGACTAACtttactgtaattatttttccttAAGCAAGTTATGATCTGCCATACCAAACAAAAACCACAGTAGAGGTTGCTGTTACCCAAGAATCAAGATTCAAGTTTGAGGAAATGAAACTGCTCTTAGATGAGGCTAGCCTCACACCAacagtgctgatgttgttgCAACTCAGATTTAAGGCTATATCTTAAATGTAAGGGCTGGCCATGGCCTTTCATTCCTGACAGCGGGAACAGTGGTGCGGTCCTCAAAGCTATTTTTGAAGAAAACTTTTAATTTATATACTTTTATTTATCTACCTCTCTAGGCAGGAGACAGTGGGAGATGTACAGTGACAGGATATTATgggggagagagatggaaagaacATGCAAACCAGGAATGCTGTAATGTGGGAGGGGGTCTTGTCTGTACCAGTGGAAGACATCTTTATGTATTCGATGATGGTAAGTGATAGGGTGAGTATAAAGCTTTCATTCAATGTGCTGATTTTGATGCAGGACCAGTATAAACTGAAGTAACAGGAACTGTCTACACCTGCCCTCTAGTGTAACCTTACCCTTGGCCAGCTGACCGGTCAGATGAccctttatgtttttttgtgattgaaATTTAATTACTCTTTATAAATACTGATCATTTCTGGCAGCCTGGAGTTGAGTGCAATCACTCGACCTGATCTTTTGGACCAATAAATGTAC
It encodes the following:
- the LOC121626408 gene encoding SH3 domain and tetratricopeptide repeat-containing protein 1 — protein: MCEDGRMVRGFSEDAASLTGTLSTCEENFPTALPMLLDVVRGPERLPADEESQEMLRGKLRILQADGAEVNGLFTELSTHLISINSEEKVIVVTFKTFEEIWKFTTYYTIGVLGQCMENLLFDQKFWLSSLEDDVSISVSIQEDTLNLIYKGILMQEGSLFASCITNQMFDSSTSGSDLYLEQGDIAQFEPPFLGSGWTVLCLADGARGTAPKPALEPVTPFHQWFLKSAAESILVGDGKPACDFPLQFARGTCLATMAYDAEGPDELSVAPADRIIIVGLLVSCFDWFTGRKESTGEIGLVKTSVVKASADIYNSADILLDGEEGAFFSLQEDKVIEETRALLKKKFQNDTGHNYKLDVISHHFEKKTLLNSSSEVDTQQSDLKRGIQRILNQRKDSHSDSILTMNGTVEDSVLATEAKNPNPPCFMVHPVIEGNNNTENFIPLFSFLEGQDYKELGVLYGLTSESLVSSTFTGHSDVDELVAFLGVARETAKKMRLFWSQTRLCFLLGRLCAGKSKFSQARVYFEEALSVPREGFMDLRLLASIYSNLAAIYLLQKNIQSFFALTERLAALLLGSPDCLECLENNSALKYILKKAVLSHNKVAEARACHLLAKYHWTRTEGVQVVPYLERLLVLCAEAQTTWSISPSHGYLTLGRLYSELQLPHLSVSSARRASLQPSATLTDCLSSMVLALDCVNRRYEIAEKEASIPPQMAPYLHQALSSNKVRGGGHDQHHVLSCQLTVCLCQLFYKHGMVGHAICHMHSLINNDPPSQQLPISVPERNSALIWLAWLHIDNNQPDVALEILDSVLASMPEHCTTPQEGVVLNMRGVALRCMGDLRRAAESYQAAVDICQEYEDMPNWAVAQANQGLLCLKAGAKGLAQRHLTEAVQLFSELDEEGHEADFITVLLELGQHYVKQHQLDNGKGCYEWALLLAMNANLLDCQLTATRHLCQLYRRESPDQAQCIIYSQHQVQLLKRTGDRGQEGDALEAISQLYLALGTERAHRVALDYTKTSLAIFIDLGCREKEASGWLQAGKIYHLLDQTELVDLYVQVAQDVALNTGNTAFILKLLEAAGDIFFNSCQDRKKAITFYRDLALPIATKSNSLHSRLRLCNKLTELMLSLKLYVEAVEFAQTALDISVTLGEHLNKRVAYHRLASLYHRLEQYELAEHYYLKTLTLCPTPLLFDEEALYYVRVYQTLGDILFYDLKDPFDAAGYYHLALAAAMDLGNKRSQLQLCTRLATIYHNFLIDRELSLFFYQKARGFAAELNVRRINISPDQHYSSMSQSKFARR